ACTGGGAGAGAGCTTTGTAAGCACAGTGTCACTACCTCCTCTAAAACCGTGAAATTTTGCGCCTCTGGTGTCAAGTTAACTCTTTACGGTTTACCTTCATCGCATGGCTTGAGATTTGCCAGTGCTACAATGACGTGACCATGTTGAACACATTGCATCATGTTGTAACAACTGTCCTTACCACCGCtgttaaaaaacaaagaatCACAAAAAATACAGATAAGGAGTCATATCGCACACGTGAGGACTAAAAGCTTTACAACAAATTTCGATACGTGTAATGGCTAATTGAAATATAACATCCAAAGAATGAAAGACATTTAGATAACCTAATCAGAGCAACAACCCTCATAATTGCTGGAACGTTAGACAGGAATCTGCGATAAATTTTCAAGTTGCAGTCGTCTATAATACAGAGCGATGTTTACTAGGATACAGCGTGTACAGATACATAAGGTATTTGACTAAAGGATGCGCACGCTCAGTTGCGCTGCGCATTCCCGCCATATTTGAATGTGATCATTTGCTTTGAAAGGGAAAAATATTTAGGACTTCTCCTTTCAGAAATCCAAGCATGTCAGATGAACAAAATGGTAATACGATAACTGAAGATGAGGCAGCTTTATATGATCGACAAATTCGGCTTTGGGGACTGGATGCTCAGAAAAGGTATAAATCAGAAACGCGTTGCGGTCGATCCTCTTCACAGcgtcattaattttgtaatgTAGAAATCTTGGAATTATTACAAAGTTTCAACCATCTGCTTTTAATGTTTAAAATAATACCACTGCCATGGAAGTcaacaaaaacaagaattttGTCTGTATCATCAAAGAGagagatacatgtatatttttaattaaattctAAATGAGATGATCTAATTTATCATTAGAATTTTGCTCAAGGTAGTAGTATAGACATATATAAAAATGCTAAGCTAGTGAGTAGAGTCCCACCGACCActtataattataaaataattaggatagtacgcccactctcattggtcaatagctgtgtttagatgagagtatggaaacacggctgtgacatcacacgaattttgattggttatgtggtCAGACGTGTGTTTTGTTTGGCTGGttggaaatatgagcgtgtatcaaggaaatctgtttcaatcgggaagcaaaaaaaccagcatttttcttgatttgtcgaattatctttgaggaatattttataaaagcaatagaggacttttttccgtgtttccatagtgTCATCTAAACACTCGAGGAAGTTGgaagaattctcgacagttatgcaaacccgagacacagtctcaaattctcccaactgcaCCTTGtctttagatgaggctatggaaacacggaaagcgtcctctattgcttaaatggcAGCTGGTGAGAGCCAAACCAAATGCATCCTGGGTAATGACAAAATTTACATTTCCCTTTTTAGGCTTCGAGCCTCACGTGTTTTGCTGGTTGGTATTAAGGGATTAGGTGCTGAAATTTGTAAAAACCTCGTGTTGTCTGGTGTGAAGTCTGTGACAATAGTAGATCCATATCCTGTGGAGGAACAAGATTTTGTATCACAATTCTTGGTACAGAGACAAGACTTAGGGAAAAATGTAAGTACTCAATTGAAGTTTGCTTTCGTCATAACTTGCAGCAAAAGagtaaaacagttttttttttttatcaaatctGTTGTAGCGTGCAGAATCATCCCTTCAGCGAGCACAGCAGCTTAATCCTATGGTCCAAGTGACTGCTGATGCTGATGACATTTCAAGCAAAAGTGACAGTTTCTTCCACAGTTTTGACCTAGTTGTAGCAACAAATTGTTCATCTGATCAGCTGGTAGGTTtgcaaatcaaaaaaaaaaaactcacttgcagggatggtgcagtggtgagagcactcgcctcccaccaatgtgacccgggttcgattcccagctCCTGCGTCATGTGGggtgagtttgttgattctctactctgcaccaagtgGGTTTCTCTGGGTGCATGAGTACACGCactgcaataatttttttaatctgAGCATGCGCCACACTTTAAAAGACTGAATCTCTTAACCCCATGTGCACGCTTTTTGAAAAGCTGTACTTGTAGTCAGTCTCATATTTCAGTCCAAGGGTCATTATTATCCTACTTTATGTACCAGTTGGCTTGAAGCTTCAACTTCCCCCGACACCTCAGGTGGGCATTTGATCATTCATCTTGTCTTGAAGTTTGGTATTGAATGTCTTCCCTTCAGTGTAGATGGGGATATTCTGTCAGTTAACTTCAGAGTTTGGGGTTAGGTATTATTAGTTAGTGACAAATCCTCAAAGAAACCTACAAGTATGTGCTAAAGGGGAATCTGAGTTAGTTAAGTATTATATTATGTAATATATAAACCATACAATCAAGTACCCTGTGTTTACCTTTGTTGCTAGATTCATATCAATGATGTTTGTCATTCCAATGGAGTCAAGTTCTTTTCAGCTGATGTGTTTGGTTTCTATGGTTATATGTTTGCTGATTTAGGACACCATAAATATGTTGAGTATGTTAAACTTGTGATACTATGTAGCAGAGCcacttaaggacagtgcctactaattcaaaggtatttttgcccagatttatgattatgcaggaaaggtagatcttcacAAGTGTTGTTCAAatcccaaaaaagaaaattggggtaaccacgcatttttcaaagataattcatgaacaatataaatttgtaaaaagctctaaaatacaaaggaatgtatggcgttctttctcaaattgaagcttaattatctctaaagaatgcgtggttacccccaattttctttttggatagcaagagtacttacgaagatctactttgtCTGCATAATTTTAGaccatgcaaaaatatcccttcatCAGTAAGCATCACAaataggaaacctgagtatctagagatgcgcagaatgtatgcgcaataacaataataggcaccgcccttaaatgATTCGAGACAAGTGATTGGTATTCTCAAgaaatgtcacaaaaataatgTGAATAACAGAAATGGATATACATTGTACCTTTTACTCTCTAAATCATTTTTCAGAGAAAAGCTTAAGGTCATTAAGACAGCAGAAAGTAAAACTGCAAGCACAGATGGTGAGCCAGAGGCTAAACGAAGAAAAGTGGATGTTAATGAAACCATGGTTGTCCAAAAGGTATACCGATTCTCAGTCAGCAGCTTGCCTTGTTTTTTACTGATTGGTTGACTCCTCTTTGTtgctatgtacatgtataccacAGCTGATGATGATTTTACAAGAAAAGAGTGATTGGATTATTATCTTGATCAGTTTGCAGAGTTTTACAGGTTAAAAGAAGCACTGGCATCTAAACTAGATGACAAACCtgaaaagattttaaaaagattaCCTCCTGTATATTTCATAGTAAAA
The genomic region above belongs to Montipora capricornis isolate CH-2021 chromosome 5, ASM3666992v2, whole genome shotgun sequence and contains:
- the LOC138049853 gene encoding SUMO-activating enzyme subunit 1-like; the encoded protein is MSDEQNGNTITEDEAALYDRQIRLWGLDAQKRLRASRVLLVGIKGLGAEICKNLVLSGVKSVTIVDPYPVEEQDFVSQFLVQRQDLGKNRAESSLQRAQQLNPMVQVTADADDISSKSDSFFHSFDLVVATNCSSDQLIHINDVCHSNGVKFFSADVFGFYGYMFADLGHHKYVEEKLKVIKTAESKTASTDGEPEAKRRKVDVNETMVVQKFAEFYRLKEALASKLDDKPEKILKRLPPVYFIVKVIMKFQRQYERRPQSVTNPEDVEKLLKLREEVMEELNVNQVILSNEFASHCTAQVSPVCAIVGGIVGQEVVKAVSGKDAPLNNFFFYDGLEGHGSVECFH